In Chelonia mydas isolate rCheMyd1 chromosome 7, rCheMyd1.pri.v2, whole genome shotgun sequence, the sequence tccccccccccccccactctcctgctggtaatagctcaccttaagtgatcactctccttccagtgtgtatggtaatacccatcgtttcatgttctctatgtatattaccatacacactggaaggagagtgatcacttaaggtgagctattaccagcaggagagtggggggggggggaacaccttttgtagtgataatcaaggtgggccatttccagcagttgattatcactacaaaagcttcccccctccccgcccctgctctcctgctggtaatagctcaccttaagtgatcactctccttacagtgtgtatggtaacacccattgtttcatgttctctatgtatataaatctccccactgtattttccactgaatgcatccgatgaagtgagctgtagctcacgaaagcttatgctcaaataaatttgttagtctctaaggtgccacaagtactcctgttcttttttagatCCCCTTATGCATCCCAACCTGGGAGTTGCACCCGCACGGGCCAAGCAGGGGCTCCTTTCCTGGGGCACCGATCCAGGGGTGATGCTGCTTGCTGGTGTCAGCTGGGACTTCTGGCAGTTTCCCTGGGAGGGCAAGTCCCTGGTCCAAGTGCGATCTGGTGGGAAGGCCGGGTCAGAGGTGAGGTCCAGTCCAAATGGCAGGAAACAGGGGAGACAGCATCATGGGGGTGGACAAAGCCCAGGCTGAAGTCTGGCTGGGATGCACTGATACAATCATAGAAACACCACCTATAGGTTTCAACACCCATTACACCTGTAAtttggaagggaaaacaaaggacgAGGAGGGACCCAGAACAAACTAAGCCATGGGGTTTTATACTTCTCAGTCCTGGGGCATAATTTGCACAGCTGTCCTCTCCAGTAGCCCTTTGGAGCCCCAATGGGCTCAACCACAAGCCGACCTTGGGCAGTCACAGGATGTATCAAGAAGAGACCAGTTCTCAGCTGGCATCAGGTCCTCCTTAGCCCAACGTGGGTGAGATGGGCTGGGGACTTTCCCCAGCATTCCAGGGTGACCTGCCACAGTCTGTCCGGGGTGCAGGTTGTGTTGGTTGCTCCCATTGTCATGGGTGGAGCTCAAGGAAGAGGATGTGGGGCTGAGAGAGGAAGCCATGGACAAGCCGTTCCCCTTAATGTTAGAACAGGTGTGGCTCCCTGGTCTCACCCTGCCTCCAATTTGCTCTCCCCTTGTAGGGTGTTCATTCAagaaggaagcaggagggggtctGGACTGGACATAGTTGCAGAATGTCCACCATGACTCTGGGCCTAACTGTCTGGCCCTGGGTCCTGTTCTGCCTCGGAGCCATCCCACCCTCGAGAGGGCACAGCTGGGAGAGTGCATCCACCGGCCCCCTTCTCCAGCACAAGCCGTTTGTGGTGGTGTGGAACTTGCCCACGGCCCGGTGCCACCAGCGCTTTGGGGTTACCCTGCCTCTCGAGGACTACGCCATCGTGGAGAACCAAGGCAACGCATTCCAGGGCCAGAACATGACCATCTTCTACAAGAACAAATTTGGAGTCTACCCGTACATCTCCCCGGAGGGCGAGCACCACAATGGGGGGATCCCCCAGAAAGTCCGCCTGAAGCAGCACCTAGAGAGGGCCACAGTGGAGATCACCCAGCTTCTGCAGCCAGACTTCCACGGGCTGGCTGTGGTCGACTGGGAGGAGTGGAGGCCGCTGTGGAGACGGAACTGGGGCCCCAAGGCAGTGTACAAGGAGGCCTCTGAGCAGTGGGTCCAGGAGAGGTTCCCAGAGATGTGCGCCAAGAAGCGAGCCTACTTGGCCGAGGAAGAGTTTGAGGGGGCAGCCCAGGAGCTCATGGAGAGGACgctggtgctggggaaggagctgaggcCCTGGGGTTTGTGGGGCTTCTACAGGTTCCCTGACTGTTTCAACGATAactggaggaagggggggaatTACACGGGGGAGTGCCATGCCATGGAGGTGCTGCGAAACAACCAGCTTATGTGGCTCTGGGAGGCCTCCTCCGCCCTCTATCCGAGCATCTACCTCCCACCTAAGCTTCTGCCGGCCAAGCGCCAGAGTTACGTCCACCACCGCCTGCAAGAGGCCTTCCGGGTGGCACAGTTcggcctggagcagcccctgcctgTGATAGCATACTCCCGAGTCTCCTATCGGCACTCCGCCAGGTACCTGTCCGAGGTAAGAGCCAGGGATTGGGATGCAAAGGAAAGAACCAGAGCTGGAGATCCATGTGCCTGGTATCCTGCTCATCGCTAGACTTCAGCCTTCTTGGTGGTTGGGAATAGCCTTGGGTCAGCCACCGTTAGCTACCAGGTGGTGAAGCTGCACCTCTAGGACAGCCAGGGGCTAGCAAGGGTGGGGGCTGTTGTAATCAGGATACGCCCAGTTGGctcaggccttgtttacactacacagttttgttgagGAAAGtcagcttttgttgacaaaacagtgtAGGTGTCCGCACTGAAATACTCCTCCCGCCGTAACTCCCCTGCTATGCTGACATCATAAagccacctcaatgagaggcttATGTCGGTGTGGTTAGGACAAGgtagtgtctgtgtagacactgccttcCTTATATCTGATTGCTCCTGGGGTGAGTCTGCATGACTGTGCTCCCGCAGAaaacgccccccgccccccagcagaattcctgtgcttccctgcagaaaatgccAGGGAAGTTAAGGGAAGCTATGcattgggagggggtgggggtgggggtagatcATGGGTGTCGTTTTTGGGGTGTTATTGACCCCCCCAAACAGAGGCGAGGCAGGAGGGGTACACGGGGTTACATGCCACTGCCCCTACTCATTTGTGCaagtgcagagctgcccagctgaaggaggcagCATTTGGGCTCCTCTGACTGCCGCTGAACGcagcctcctgggtcctagtgccagttgggctccccttctgtgtgctgggagccttcctgttttctgggCAACAGTGAGTGCCCGAGGTGGGGCTAGGTAACGGGGAGTGAGGgaagtgatggggtggggggaagaggcagtaggGAAGAAAAGGGGGTgtggaatagggcagggggaggggagggagtgaggggatgggaatggagaagaaaaggggatagaaGAAttgcggaggggggaggggggaagtgggacCCCGGCATGCAGCATCCCCTCGGCAGCAGCTGTGGCTCCcccattaagcaggcccatcggaccccaccctgacaagccctacccccCTCCACCTGGACCCCTCCGACaagcccccccccaggaccccactccactgagccccaaccagctgcacctggacccccacctcatgaagccccactcccccagcacctggacccccccacactaagcccttcACACCCAGACACCCCGCCGAGTCCCATCTCCCCTCACCCagacctcccctgctgagccccaaccaccttcacctggatcccctgcagaatcccattgcccctgcacccggaaccccttaacgagcccctgtgcatccagatctcccactgaccagcccgcacccagactgcccaacacagaaacctctcacccacacctggatccccctgcaTTAAGCCTCTCCACagttggatcctgctgggctgagcctgcccacccacacctgttGTGCCtggcaggggtgcagggccccaaagcatttctggggcaggcccagcccttgcactgtgtcagggtcaggtgcagcctcactgccagtCGCTGtactgggggaagtgggggcttcAGGATGATCTCtcacctcaatgcagccagttgcctgtgctccccactcccatgctggagccacatatatttactgacaaataaaatttgcaaaattttaaaattgtatgcataatttttacttttttgatgcaggatttttaattttttggcacagaattccctcaggagtaacatCTGCTGTTGGCCATCTTGTCAATTTTAGGGctctgctggagctgtgaaatttaCATGAAAGtcggctcctggctcctcagctgcACAGTCTCCGCTCCCTGGATCTCagtcccccacactgcccctcttcagtcagtggaagcgctGCTGGTGAGGACGAGCACCAGCAACAGAAGGAGGGCAGTGTGAAcatcagccaccgcagtaatttgatgtggtggctgtaagtcaaaCTTACACAGGTCGACTtatctttgtagtgtagacacagcctcagtcaGTGCAAACCCTGGCTTGTTTTGATCTCTGCTTAGGGCTTATTGCACATCAGTGACACTGACCACTGAATGAGGGGCGTTGCCAAgtgcaggtggggccaggggctcaATTGCTGCCCCGACAGTGCCATAGGGCTGTGCTGTACTGGGGTCACATGCAGTGTCATGGGGGATGCCAATATCACCTGCAGGCCAACATAAACATTACATTCACGCCTCATGGGCGCCCTCAGGACCACGCTGCACCTGTCCAGAACTGGGCAGGTACCGATCCTACGGGCACTGCCTCTCACACAACCACAGATGATGCAGTGCCAGTGCCATGAGACCAGCAAAGCAAACAGCACTGTATGGTAACATGCTGCCAGCGACTGGTGCCAGAGTTGGTGCCCAAGTATTCCTTGTCTAAATGTCCCtttcttgttccctttttttCTCGGTCAGGCTGACCTGGTCCATACCATTGGGGAGAGCGCAGCGCTCGGCGCCACCGGCCTGGCACTGTGGGGGGACAACTCCTACTCCCGTTCAGCCGTAAGTACCCCAGTTCGCCCTGGTCAGGCCCTCAGCAGACCCAGGGGGTTGTCACCTAGATACTAAGAGCTGAAATAGTCTGTACGTTCATTTCTGGTGGACCTGCCCTCTGTCCACGTGGCATGAACGGTGCCCGTCCACGTGGCCCGATGCCTGCATttactcacctgtgtgttagtcgTAATGCAAGCAGCTGTGCAGGAGGTGTCTGGGAAGAGGGACTCACTCTTAGGGGTGTGAGATGAGTGTGTGGGGTCTCAGatcccttccccagctggcactggctgctcCCCTTTCTTGGCAGGGAGGCCCACGAGCCAATGGGCCCCTGAGACCCAGCTCAGTTTGGAGGTGGGGTCCCtctagggcagggctgggctgcatCGGTGGGGCAGACAGGTAGCAGTGTTTGCTCCCCGGTCATGCCAGCGTCTGCAGTGGAACTGGGTGTAAATGTGGCTTTCCGCCCCCCAGGAGAGCTGCAGGAGCCTCCGCCATTACATCACCCACACCTTGGGGCCCTACGTGGTGAACGTGACGTCGGCGGCCCAGCTGTGCAGCCGCCAGCTGTGTCACGGGCATGGACGGTGCGTGAGGCAGCACCCTGACGAGCTGGGAGCCTTCCTGCACCTCCGCCCGCAGCAGTGGGGAGCGGACCCCATGCTGACCAATCACCTGGGCACGGACAAGCCGGGCCAGAGGGCATGGGGGCAGTTCTGCTGCCACTGCTACCGCGGATGGACGGGCGCCAGCTGTGAGAAGCAGGGGTGGACCGAGCCCAGCAGGGGCCCTGGCTGCACTGCGCCGGCCCAGTATCCGGACATCTGCATCGCAGTGCGGGACAGAAACACGATGGGCTCCCAGGTCTGCCCTAAGTCTTCCTACGAGGGGAAGACGGAGCTCAGGTGACCGCCTGGATCAGGGGGTGGCTCATGGGACTTCAGCAGGTCCACAGACATGGAACCTGGGGAGAAGGGAGCCTGTGGTGGTCGTGGAAATTCCTGCACTGACGCGCCCTTTATTCCTGGCTAGACGGATGAATCTGCCACAGGATGATCAACTGTTCCTAGGGGATCAGCCGGGACTGCCCAGTCCAGCCGTAAGAATCGATCCTTCCCGCCCACAAATAAAACGATCAATGAATCCATGCTGGGATAGCCCCTTTAAAGGGGAGGAGATGCCCAGTCCCAGACGAGTTCATCCAGGGGAGATCTAGCCCCGTGGAACACACCCAATGTGAGCTGCATCAGCAGAGACAGAACCAGGGCACCTTCCACCCCCAAAGCACATGCCCCAACCCTGTGAGCTAAAGGAGTAGCTCCATAAGTCGCTCCTCGTAGGAGGTTCTTATCTCCTCTGAGAGCCAGGGCTAGCGAGAGCCACAATGGCCAGTGAGTAACAGGCACTCAGTTGCCTGTAGATCAGCAAGGAGCTGCCTCGGGCATTAAGTCACAGGCAGTGGGGGAGTTTGGTAGGGAGGATGGTACAGTTCAAAGGCCCCAAATCCTCAGGAGGCAGCATGACTTCCCCACCCCtggcctcctccctgcccccaatgccCCTACGccggattccccccccccccaaccactgcATTTCTGGAACAGGGCCAGCTGCACATGTTCTTGCTGCCATCTCAAGAGGGGCCCTGGCACTGTGCAAAGGGCTGGGGGTGAGCTGTGATGGGCCGCGGCCATCAGATGCTCTAGTGAGGGGAGCAAGCCAAGAGCCATGGGCTCCGATGCCTTGGCAGTGGGTCAGCTCTCGCTGACTGGCCCCTGGCTTTTAATTCCTGAGCCCTTGGGGATGGCTGAGCTGTGTGGCATGGTCCCATCTCTATGTTCTACATCCCCAGAAGCCCCACCGTGGTCTCTCCTCCCCATGGCTTCAGCCGGGACGTGATCagacccccagccccactcctacAGCTTCAATTAATGGCCAACTAAAACCAGTCCATTAAGATGACTTCAGATGAGGGAAAGGATTTCAGCCAATCACAGTCCAGCAGTATTTATTATGTTCCCACCCCCAAATTAAAGTGAAAAGCTTGTGCGTCCAATCACACCATGCCTTTTCCACTCTGGCCACTCCCTGTTCACTCTTTAGCTCCGCCCCAAAGGATTAAATGAACCAGAATGATACGTGTTACCTCCATGTGAATGCAATATAACTTATCTAAAGCCTTAACTGTGTAAAGCTGGTGTCTTTCTCTGCTGCCCAGACTGGGAGCTTTGCTTAGAGGCTCTGTGACGCTTCCcgggggtacccagggttgtgaggcccCTTGCTACCActtgcccttagtgtgaggaaacCTTGTCTGTTCTctgccaggggtcagctcccTGGCTTTGCCAGCCATGCAGGCTCTGCTGTTCCTCGGTAGGTTTGTGATAGGCTCTGGAGTGCCAAACCCCTGGTCCACTGGCCACTCGTGGGATTCACAGTatgccccagctccaccttcgcacacagctctgcttcacacacacagcacttagacaTGTTTGTAGTGAACACGCGCGCTAAAGTGCATTTACCAAAGAGCAGCGAGTCAAGTGCTGGCAAGTAGCAAGCTTGGGACCATGGcattacatgtaaaataaaagcCTTCTGGAGCGCAatttaattaacaagatactggTGTTGATAAATTACACAGGCCATTGCTTGACCACAGTTTGGTTCATCATGAAATAGAGTCAGGAGATCAAATACCCAGTATCAGTGGATTTATTGCTAAAAGCCAAGAAGAATATAGAAAAGGGAAGAGGTTCAGTACAGTTCCAGGAAGCTGGCTCATGCAGCCTTGTTTTGTTCATCTCACACAGCCAGTGCGCTCCCAAAGTTACAGCCCTCGGTTTGTATCCTGCCTGGTTACAAGTACAGGGTACATGGGAAACTACATGTAACCACTCAGCGTTGTGTCTTGTGTTCTGGTACCATGGTGTACCCCTTATCGCTTTGTTCTGAACACAGGCATTCCAGGTACCCTGGGGCATGAAGGCACCTCCTACGTGTAGAACAATTGGTGTAGAACAATCTTATGTCCTGTCCTCCTCTTTTGGGACAGGCTGTGTTCACCTGGGAGAGTAACTCCCTTTCTGTTGCTGTGGCAAAACATTCCTCTGACCTGAGCTCAACAGCGTCTCTATTTGCTTAAGCCAAAACCTGACTTCTGCAAGGTGGTGAGGGCTACATCGCATGGAGGGCAGTATTAGAGCAAAGGTAGAGGCCAATTTAGGTTATAAAACTGGCTGTGCCTAAGGCTATTTGTGCAAACCAATGCATGGTGCCGCTACTATGCTCTGGCTAATATTATACATAGATATGTGCTACCGGCATAGATTGGTCAACACTGTGCTGTATAATGATGTTAAGCTCACCCGTCTTTGCAGCATTTTCCAGCCAGGCAGCCCTGCCAGCTCTTTTTCATGGACCCAGCCACACGCTCTACTTGTCTCCTCTGTGAAGGCTGAAAGGCAGGACACGCCTTTGTTCTTTTTCATAAGCAGGACACCCCGCTGCTTACACAGCTGAGCAGGCAAAGAGAGGGAAGCATCTCCTGCCCCCTGGCtgagcagaatctgtcccaggcCTGTCACCACCTGGCGACCTGCTTTTAACTTCAAGGTCAGAATTTCCAGCCTAGATCCATCATGCCTTACATATCACCGGCAAGTTCACAGTGGCTAAGAGGACCAGTGCGTTACAGTTGGCAGAGCCCTCACATACCACCCTGTAAACCCCTAGGCACCCCCCCCGTGCCCTCTGCCAGTGTGGGGTCACAGGTTCTTATGTAGTGCCCAGGATGAACCAACAGCTGCTCGGTGATTGGAGTTCTCAGCAGAGGGGAGTTGGAGCAAGTTGCGGTCCAGGATAGATGAGGTGAACTCTGGTTTTCTGATTCAAAGaaacctgcccccttccccacactctGGGTGTAAGTCACCCCCGCAGAGGGGCCCCACCAAGCTTGTGCTTCGCTGAAACCCCATGGTAGGGCTTATGGAGTACCTtggctttgtgctggccctctgcttgGGGTGCCGGTCATCCTCTTTGCATAGCACCAAGCAAATGCCAGCCTGCAGCTTTTGTATATGTCCAACTTCCACTGACAACAGCGGGGGAGGCTGAATGTGCAAGGCCCATGGGATCTGCCTGGGAAATTGAGGGTGCAGGTCTCCAAGCTTTCCCCAGGATACCCCAGGGGTTTTTGTAATCTGATTTAATTCCCATTCCCTGATGGGATTGTCATGTTCCTCTGCAGCTGATGTGATGTGTCTGGAACCAGCAAAAGCCCTCATCCCAGGAAAGACGATGCAGTGACACGGTTTCACGTGAGAGGCAGTTTTCTCTAGTGGGCAGAGCACACGAGCCAGAGCCAGGGACTCACCAGCCATTGCACCCACCCCTAGTGAGAGTCAGTCCCTACAAAGTAATTAGACGAGGCAGAATTATTCTTCCTCCCACAGGGAGGGACTAACTGACTGGGGGTCCCCCCATGTCCCTCGAGTGCCAGTTCACTGCCTTAACCACCAGGTTTGCCTTCCTCAGTGCTGTTGCAGACCCTCTGGCAGGTCACTTGCtctgttgtgcctcagtttccccaatctgGATCATCAGCCTGGAAGGGCCCTCCTGGATTGTCAAGTCCAGTCCCTAGTCGCACCCCACCATAGCAGCCCCTCCAGGCCACCCCACCATAGCAGCCCCTCCAGTTCCAGCCTCAGACTAGTTGTGGGGGAtgtcccctgcccctgctcctatCAGGGGTGGACGGTGTTCCAGAAGGCTTGAGCCCTTCTCATTCCCAGCCATGAAGCGGATATGGGTCTCATGGGGTTAACTATTTCCAGAGCTCTGAAGGAGGGTCTGAGACAAGTCAGGGGCTGGGGCCCCTTTTCCCCCGACCTACCCGGCTTCGTGGCCCTCCCGCCCCGCTCCAGATCTGGCTCAGTCCGCgctgctgcccaggctggctgcctccccttcccccggcTGCCCCCCAGCTGTGGTGGCATCCCAGGCATTCCCCGAATAGAGCCCAT encodes:
- the HYAL3 gene encoding hyaluronidase-3 isoform X3, whose translation is MSTMTLGLTVWPWVLFCLGAIPPSRGHSWESASTGPLLQHKPFVVVWNLPTARCHQRFGVTLPLEDYAIVENQGNAFQGQNMTIFYKNKFGVYPYISPEGEHHNGGIPQKVRLKQHLERATVEITQLLQPDFHGLAVVDWEEWRPLWRRNWGPKAVYKEASEQWVQERFPEMCAKKRAYLAEEEFEGAAQELMERTLVLGKELRPWGLWGFYRFPDCFNDNWRKGGNYTGECHAMEVLRNNQLMWLWEASSALYPSIYLPPKLLPAKRQSYVHHRLQEAFRVAQFGLEQPLPVIAYSRVSYRHSARYLSEADLVHTIGESAALGATGLALWGDNSYSRSAESCRSLRHYITHTLGPYVVNVTSAAQLCSRQLCHGHGRCVRQHPDELGAFLHLRPQQWGADPMLTNHLGTDKPGQRAWGQFCCHCYRGWTGASCEKQGWTEPSRGPGCTAPAQYPDICIAVRDRNTMGSQVCPKSSYEGKTELR
- the HYAL3 gene encoding hyaluronidase-3 isoform X1 translates to MDRVSMGRAGSLWAGYQCAWPGPWAGPERTWGAAPFTHGRPRSGFSARRSAASGQQAALCLAPGESDGTGRATSSARRRHGVHSRRKQEGVWTGHSCRMSTMTLGLTVWPWVLFCLGAIPPSRGHSWESASTGPLLQHKPFVVVWNLPTARCHQRFGVTLPLEDYAIVENQGNAFQGQNMTIFYKNKFGVYPYISPEGEHHNGGIPQKVRLKQHLERATVEITQLLQPDFHGLAVVDWEEWRPLWRRNWGPKAVYKEASEQWVQERFPEMCAKKRAYLAEEEFEGAAQELMERTLVLGKELRPWGLWGFYRFPDCFNDNWRKGGNYTGECHAMEVLRNNQLMWLWEASSALYPSIYLPPKLLPAKRQSYVHHRLQEAFRVAQFGLEQPLPVIAYSRVSYRHSARYLSEADLVHTIGESAALGATGLALWGDNSYSRSAESCRSLRHYITHTLGPYVVNVTSAAQLCSRQLCHGHGRCVRQHPDELGAFLHLRPQQWGADPMLTNHLGTDKPGQRAWGQFCCHCYRGWTGASCEKQGWTEPSRGPGCTAPAQYPDICIAVRDRNTMGSQVCPKSSYEGKTELR
- the HYAL3 gene encoding hyaluronidase-3 isoform X2, which codes for MLGRGVHSRRKQEGVWTGHSCRMSTMTLGLTVWPWVLFCLGAIPPSRGHSWESASTGPLLQHKPFVVVWNLPTARCHQRFGVTLPLEDYAIVENQGNAFQGQNMTIFYKNKFGVYPYISPEGEHHNGGIPQKVRLKQHLERATVEITQLLQPDFHGLAVVDWEEWRPLWRRNWGPKAVYKEASEQWVQERFPEMCAKKRAYLAEEEFEGAAQELMERTLVLGKELRPWGLWGFYRFPDCFNDNWRKGGNYTGECHAMEVLRNNQLMWLWEASSALYPSIYLPPKLLPAKRQSYVHHRLQEAFRVAQFGLEQPLPVIAYSRVSYRHSARYLSEADLVHTIGESAALGATGLALWGDNSYSRSAESCRSLRHYITHTLGPYVVNVTSAAQLCSRQLCHGHGRCVRQHPDELGAFLHLRPQQWGADPMLTNHLGTDKPGQRAWGQFCCHCYRGWTGASCEKQGWTEPSRGPGCTAPAQYPDICIAVRDRNTMGSQVCPKSSYEGKTELR